One genomic window of Sporosarcina ureae includes the following:
- the nusG gene encoding transcription termination/antitermination protein NusG yields MDKNWYVVHTYSGYENKVKANLEKRVETMGMSDKIFRVVIPEEEETDIKDGKKKTVMRKTFPGYVLVELIMTDDSWYVVRNTPGVTGFIGSSGGGAKPTPLLPEEVEFILKQMGMKEQRVDIDFGVGESVTVLEGPFANFEGKVEEIEMDKGKVVVSVDMFGRETKMELSFDQVEKMD; encoded by the coding sequence ATGGATAAAAATTGGTATGTTGTGCATACGTACTCAGGGTATGAGAACAAAGTAAAGGCTAATCTTGAAAAACGTGTCGAGACAATGGGCATGTCTGATAAGATATTCCGTGTCGTCATTCCGGAAGAAGAAGAGACGGATATTAAAGATGGTAAAAAGAAAACGGTTATGCGTAAAACGTTCCCAGGCTATGTTTTGGTTGAATTGATCATGACAGATGACTCGTGGTACGTTGTTCGCAATACGCCAGGTGTTACTGGGTTTATCGGTTCATCAGGTGGTGGAGCGAAGCCTACACCGTTGTTGCCGGAAGAAGTAGAATTCATCCTAAAGCAAATGGGTATGAAAGAGCAGCGTGTAGATATCGATTTTGGAGTAGGTGAAAGTGTAACGGTGTTAGAAGGGCCGTTTGCCAACTTTGAAGGTAAAGTGGAAGAGATTGAAATGGACAAAGGTAAAGTGGTCGTAAGTGTTGATATGTTCGGACGCGAAACGAAAATGGAACTTTCGTTTGATCAAGTAGAAAAAATGGATTGA
- a CDS encoding NYN domain-containing protein: protein MKKDVLLVDGYNIIGAWPELQQLKQEDFAQARDRLIERMAEFQANRGWRVIVIFDAHLVPGIEKRKKQYRVEVVFTRENETADERIEKLVSELSGRLTQIHVATSDLVEQWVVFAQGALRISARELEIAMKEVDRVIAQKLKDSIEQRPLSKIPLTDEVAAEFEKMRRGGK from the coding sequence ATGAAGAAAGATGTGCTACTCGTTGATGGATATAACATCATCGGTGCGTGGCCTGAACTGCAACAACTGAAACAAGAAGATTTTGCGCAAGCGCGTGATCGACTTATTGAGCGGATGGCGGAATTTCAGGCCAATAGGGGATGGCGTGTCATTGTAATATTCGATGCCCACCTGGTACCAGGTATCGAAAAACGAAAAAAACAATACCGTGTAGAAGTCGTCTTTACAAGAGAGAATGAAACGGCGGATGAGCGGATTGAAAAATTGGTGTCCGAATTATCCGGTCGTTTGACGCAAATCCATGTAGCTACTTCAGATCTTGTAGAACAATGGGTAGTGTTTGCCCAGGGTGCACTCCGCATCTCTGCACGGGAGTTAGAAATTGCTATGAAAGAAGTGGATCGCGTAATTGCGCAAAAGTTAAAAGATTCAATAGAACAACGGCCTCTATCAAAAATTCCTCTGACAGATGAAGTGGCAGCGGAATTCGAAAAAATGAGACGTGGTGGAAAATGA
- the rpoB gene encoding DNA-directed RNA polymerase subunit beta, which yields MNELTGHLVQYGQHRQRRSFARIKEVLDLPNLIEIQTASYEWFLEEGLREMFRDISPIQDFTGNLSLEFIDYKLGEPKYPVDESKERDVTYAAPLRVKVRLHNQETGDVKEQDVFMGDFPLMTENGTFIINGAERVIVSQLVRSPSVYYNDKTDKNGKRGFGATVIPNRGAWLEYETDAKDVVHVRIDRTRKLPITVLLRALGFSTDQEIIDLIGDNEYLRNSLEKDNTETSEKAMLEIYERLRPGEPPTLDSARSLLYSRFFDPKRYDLANVGRYKMNKKLHLQNRLFNQTAAETLVDPETGEILVEKDQLIDRRTLDKLLPFLSQGINTESIEHVGSILEEPMVIQTLKIYAPKSEEKQVINVISNAEVDESIKHITPSDIVASISYFFNLLHGVGNTDDIDHLGNRRLRSVGELLQNQFRIGLSRMERVVKERMSINDTQSIVPQQLINIRPVIASIKEFFGSSQLSQFMDQTNPLAELTHKRRLSALGPGGLTRERAGMEVRDVHYSHYGRMCPIETPEGPNIGLINSLSTFAKVNQFGFIETPYRKVDPETGRVTAQIDYLTADIEDNYVVAQANSLLEEDGSFTNEGVVGRFQGDNTVFRREQIDYMDVSPKQVVSAATACIPFLENDDSNRALMGANMQRQAVPLLNPEAPFVGTGMEHISARDSGAAVVSKYHGIVEHVEAKEIRIRRIEEVGGKEVKGDLVVCRLSKFIRSNQGTCYNQRPIVKVGDRVKPLDILADGPSMEQGELALGRNVLTAFMTWDGYNYEDAIIMSERLVKDDVFTSVHIEEYESEARDTKLGPEEITRDIPNVGEDALRNLDDRGIIRIGAEVRDGDILVGKVTPKGVTELTAEERLLHAIFGEKAREVRDTSLRVPHGAGGIVLDVKVFNREDGDELSPGVNQLVRVYIVQKRKISVGDKMAGRHGNKGVISRILPESEMPFLPDGTPIDVMLNPLGVPSRMNIGQVLEMHLGMAARSLGIHTASPVFDGANEEDVWATMEEAGMNRDGKTMLYDGRSGEPFDNRVSVGVMYLIKLAHMVDDKLHARSTGPYSLVTQQPLGGKAQFGGQRFGEMEVWALEAYGAAYTLQEILTVKSDDVVGRVKTYEAIVKGDSVPQPGVPESFKVLIKELQSLGLDVKMLTEDFEEIELRDLDDEEDLQPTDALNLMKEDQPIA from the coding sequence GTGAATGAGTTGACAGGTCATTTAGTTCAGTATGGTCAACATCGTCAGCGTAGAAGTTTCGCGCGAATCAAAGAAGTACTCGACTTGCCGAATTTGATTGAAATTCAAACGGCATCTTACGAGTGGTTCTTAGAAGAGGGGTTACGTGAAATGTTCCGGGATATTTCTCCTATCCAGGATTTCACAGGTAACTTATCCTTGGAATTTATCGATTACAAACTGGGTGAACCAAAATATCCGGTAGACGAATCAAAAGAGCGCGATGTGACATATGCCGCACCACTTCGTGTAAAAGTACGTCTTCATAACCAAGAAACAGGCGATGTAAAGGAACAAGACGTTTTCATGGGAGATTTCCCACTCATGACAGAAAACGGAACATTCATTATTAACGGAGCTGAGCGTGTTATTGTTTCACAGCTCGTTCGTTCGCCAAGTGTTTACTATAATGATAAGACGGATAAAAATGGTAAGCGTGGATTTGGCGCTACTGTTATTCCGAACCGTGGAGCATGGCTTGAATATGAAACAGATGCAAAAGACGTAGTGCATGTCCGTATCGACCGTACTCGTAAGTTGCCAATCACTGTTTTATTGCGTGCGTTAGGCTTCTCTACTGATCAAGAAATTATTGATTTAATCGGTGATAATGAGTATTTACGAAATTCATTAGAGAAAGATAATACCGAGACTTCAGAAAAAGCGATGCTTGAAATCTATGAGCGACTTCGTCCAGGTGAACCACCAACACTAGACAGCGCAAGAAGTCTTTTGTATTCACGTTTCTTTGATCCGAAGCGCTATGATTTAGCGAATGTCGGTCGTTATAAAATGAATAAGAAGCTTCACTTGCAAAATCGATTGTTCAATCAAACAGCTGCTGAAACACTTGTCGACCCTGAAACTGGCGAGATTTTAGTGGAAAAAGATCAGCTAATCGATCGACGTACATTAGATAAATTACTACCGTTTTTATCTCAAGGTATCAATACTGAGTCGATTGAACATGTAGGGTCTATATTGGAAGAACCAATGGTTATCCAGACGCTAAAGATTTACGCACCGAAAAGTGAAGAAAAGCAAGTGATCAACGTCATTTCTAACGCTGAAGTAGACGAGTCTATTAAACATATTACCCCTTCGGATATCGTTGCTTCTATTAGCTATTTCTTTAACCTCTTGCATGGTGTAGGGAACACGGATGATATTGACCATCTTGGTAATCGTCGTTTGCGTTCTGTTGGTGAATTACTTCAAAACCAATTCCGTATCGGTCTTTCCCGTATGGAGCGTGTGGTTAAAGAGAGAATGTCTATCAATGACACGCAATCTATCGTACCCCAACAATTGATCAATATCCGTCCAGTTATTGCATCAATCAAAGAGTTCTTCGGAAGTTCACAGCTTTCTCAGTTCATGGACCAAACAAATCCATTGGCTGAATTGACGCATAAGCGTCGTTTATCTGCACTAGGACCTGGTGGTTTGACTCGAGAGCGAGCAGGAATGGAAGTTCGTGACGTTCACTACTCTCACTATGGTCGTATGTGTCCAATTGAAACACCAGAGGGACCGAACATTGGATTGATTAACTCGCTGTCTACATTCGCGAAAGTGAACCAATTTGGTTTCATTGAAACTCCTTATCGTAAAGTAGATCCTGAAACGGGTCGCGTTACAGCGCAAATTGATTATTTGACAGCAGATATTGAAGATAACTATGTTGTAGCACAGGCTAACTCACTACTTGAGGAAGACGGATCATTTACTAATGAGGGCGTGGTAGGTCGTTTCCAAGGGGATAATACTGTATTCCGCCGCGAACAAATAGACTATATGGACGTTTCACCTAAGCAAGTTGTATCTGCAGCTACTGCATGTATTCCGTTCTTAGAAAATGATGACTCTAACCGTGCGTTGATGGGTGCGAACATGCAACGTCAAGCAGTTCCTTTATTAAATCCTGAAGCACCATTTGTGGGTACAGGTATGGAACATATTTCCGCGCGTGATTCAGGGGCGGCTGTTGTATCTAAATACCACGGTATCGTAGAACACGTTGAAGCGAAAGAAATTCGTATTCGTCGCATTGAAGAAGTGGGCGGTAAAGAAGTCAAGGGTGACCTTGTCGTTTGTCGTTTGTCTAAATTCATTCGTTCGAACCAGGGAACTTGCTATAACCAACGCCCGATTGTAAAAGTTGGCGACCGCGTAAAACCGCTTGATATTCTTGCGGACGGACCATCAATGGAACAAGGAGAACTTGCGCTTGGTCGCAACGTTCTAACAGCATTCATGACATGGGATGGCTACAACTATGAGGATGCGATTATCATGAGTGAGCGTCTGGTGAAAGATGATGTATTCACTTCCGTTCATATTGAAGAATATGAATCAGAGGCACGTGATACTAAGCTTGGACCAGAAGAAATCACGCGTGATATTCCAAACGTCGGAGAAGATGCATTGCGCAACTTGGACGACAGAGGAATTATCCGTATCGGTGCAGAAGTACGAGATGGTGATATCTTGGTCGGTAAAGTAACGCCTAAGGGAGTTACGGAATTGACCGCGGAAGAACGTCTTCTACATGCAATCTTTGGGGAAAAAGCACGCGAAGTTCGCGATACTTCATTACGTGTACCCCATGGAGCAGGCGGAATCGTTCTGGATGTTAAAGTCTTTAACCGTGAAGATGGCGATGAGCTATCCCCAGGAGTAAACCAGTTGGTACGAGTATATATCGTACAGAAGCGTAAAATCTCTGTTGGAGATAAGATGGCAGGACGTCACGGTAATAAGGGTGTTATTTCCCGAATTTTACCTGAATCGGAAATGCCGTTCCTTCCAGATGGTACACCGATCGATGTCATGTTGAACCCACTTGGGGTTCCATCACGTATGAATATCGGACAGGTTCTTGAAATGCATCTTGGTATGGCTGCGCGCAGTCTAGGCATTCACACTGCTTCTCCTGTATTTGATGGTGCAAACGAAGAAGACGTTTGGGCTACAATGGAAGAAGCGGGAATGAACCGTGACGGTAAAACAATGCTATACGATGGCCGTTCAGGTGAACCATTTGATAACCGCGTGTCAGTCGGCGTTATGTACTTGATCAAACTTGCCCACATGGTAGATGATAAGTTGCACGCGCGTTCTACTGGGCCATACTCACTCGTTACGCAGCAACCACTCGGCGGTAAAGCCCAGTTCGGTGGACAACGTTTCGGGGAAATGGAAGTATGGGCACTGGAAGCGTATGGTGCTGCTTATACATTGCAAGAAATCTTAACAGTCAAATCCGATGACGTCGTAGGTCGTGTGAAAACATATGAAGCGATTGTCAAAGGTGATAGCGTACCTCAACCAGGTGTACCGGAATCATTTAAAGTACTAATCAAAGAACTTCAGAGTTTGGGATTAGACGTGAAAATGTTGACGGAAGACTTTGAAGAAATTGAGCTTCGTGATCTAGATGACGAAGAAGACTTGCAACCAACTGACGCATTGAACTTGATGAAAGAAGATCAGCCGATCGCCTAA
- the rplK gene encoding 50S ribosomal protein L11, translating into MAKKVTKVVKLQIPAGKANPAPPVGPALGQAGVNIMGFCKEFNARTADQAGLIIPVEISVFEDRSFTFITKTPPAAVLLKVAANVQKGSGEPNKNKVATVKRDKVREIAEQKMPDLNAASVEAAMAMVEGTARSMGFKIED; encoded by the coding sequence GTGGCTAAAAAAGTTACTAAAGTAGTGAAATTGCAAATTCCAGCTGGTAAAGCAAATCCAGCACCACCAGTAGGGCCGGCATTAGGTCAAGCAGGTGTTAACATTATGGGATTCTGTAAAGAATTTAACGCTCGTACAGCAGATCAAGCTGGTCTAATTATCCCAGTTGAAATCTCAGTATTCGAGGACCGTTCATTTACATTCATCACAAAAACTCCGCCAGCAGCAGTATTGCTAAAGGTTGCAGCAAACGTTCAAAAGGGTTCAGGTGAGCCTAATAAAAACAAAGTTGCTACAGTTAAGCGTGATAAAGTTAGAGAAATCGCAGAACAAAAGATGCCAGACTTAAACGCGGCGTCAGTTGAAGCGGCGATGGCAATGGTCGAAGGTACTGCTCGCAGTATGGGATTCAAAATCGAAGACTGA
- the rplA gene encoding 50S ribosomal protein L1, whose translation MAKRGKKFVDASKLVDRTATYSAKEAIELAKKTTTTNFDATVEVAFRLGIDTRKNDQQIRGAVVLPNGTGKTQRVLVFAKGEKVKEAEAAGADYVGDAELIAKIQQGWFEFDVIVATPDMMGEVGKIGRVLGPKGLMPNPKTGTVTFDVTKAIEEIKAGKVEYRADKAGIIHAPIGKASFDNEKLEENFLTIFETIQKAKPSSSKGTYMKSVNVTTTMGPAVKVDPSSVTVKK comes from the coding sequence ATGGCTAAAAGAGGTAAAAAATTCGTAGATGCATCGAAGCTTGTAGATCGTACAGCTACATACTCTGCGAAAGAAGCAATTGAACTTGCTAAAAAGACAACTACTACTAATTTTGATGCAACAGTTGAAGTAGCTTTCCGTCTTGGTATTGATACACGTAAAAACGATCAGCAAATCCGTGGAGCAGTAGTGCTTCCTAATGGTACTGGTAAAACTCAACGCGTATTAGTATTCGCTAAAGGTGAAAAAGTTAAAGAAGCAGAAGCTGCGGGCGCAGACTACGTAGGCGACGCAGAATTAATTGCTAAAATTCAACAAGGTTGGTTCGAATTTGATGTAATCGTTGCTACACCTGACATGATGGGCGAAGTTGGTAAGATTGGTCGCGTACTTGGACCAAAAGGTCTTATGCCGAACCCGAAAACAGGTACAGTAACATTCGACGTAACGAAAGCTATTGAAGAAATCAAAGCAGGTAAAGTTGAATACCGTGCGGACAAAGCTGGAATCATCCATGCGCCAATCGGGAAAGCTTCTTTCGATAACGAGAAGTTGGAAGAAAACTTCTTGACTATCTTTGAAACGATTCAAAAAGCTAAACCGTCATCGTCAAAAGGAACATACATGAAATCAGTAAACGTTACGACAACTATGGGTCCTGCTGTAAAAGTAGATCCGTCAAGCGTTACTGTTAAAAAATAA
- the sigH gene encoding RNA polymerase sporulation sigma factor SigH, protein MENVKSKNEFSKLSDEEMVELIHLGNSDVLDFLITKFQPIVRMKARAYFIIGGDREDIMQEGMIGLYKAIRDFRPDRLSSFKVFAELCITRQIITAIKTATRQKHIPLNTSISLDKPMYDEDQERTLLDIISGSTLDDPEDLIIHKENFTFMEKEMNKVLSGLEKEVLTLYLEGQSYREISEVLNRQVKSIDNALQRIKRKLEHSMAVDLVR, encoded by the coding sequence ATGGAAAATGTAAAGAGTAAAAACGAGTTTTCTAAACTATCTGATGAAGAAATGGTGGAATTGATCCATTTAGGGAATTCGGATGTATTAGATTTTTTAATAACTAAATTTCAGCCAATTGTCCGAATGAAAGCAAGAGCGTATTTCATTATTGGTGGAGATCGTGAAGATATCATGCAAGAAGGAATGATCGGACTCTATAAAGCGATACGTGATTTCCGTCCTGACAGATTAAGCTCCTTTAAAGTCTTTGCTGAGCTATGTATTACGCGACAAATTATTACAGCTATTAAAACTGCCACGCGTCAAAAACATATTCCACTAAATACGTCTATTTCGTTGGACAAGCCGATGTATGATGAAGATCAGGAGCGAACGTTGCTAGATATCATATCGGGCTCTACATTAGATGACCCTGAAGATTTGATAATCCATAAAGAAAACTTCACATTCATGGAAAAAGAGATGAATAAAGTGTTAAGCGGATTGGAAAAAGAAGTATTAACATTGTATTTAGAAGGTCAATCCTATCGCGAAATTTCTGAAGTGTTGAATCGCCAAGTGAAATCGATAGATAATGCTTTGCAACGGATCAAACGCAAATTGGAACACTCGATGGCGGTGGATTTGGTACGTTAA
- the rplL gene encoding 50S ribosomal protein L7/L12: MTNAQILDAIKEMTVLELNDLVKAIEEEFGVTAAAPVAAAGAVSEAAEEQTEFDVILASAGDQKIKVIKAVREITGLGLKEAKALVDEAPKAVKEAATKEEAEEMKAKLEEVGASVEVK, encoded by the coding sequence ATGACTAATGCACAAATTTTAGACGCAATCAAAGAAATGACAGTTCTTGAACTAAACGACCTTGTTAAAGCAATCGAAGAAGAATTCGGCGTAACAGCAGCAGCACCAGTTGCAGCAGCTGGAGCAGTTTCAGAAGCAGCTGAAGAGCAAACTGAATTCGACGTAATCCTTGCATCAGCTGGAGATCAAAAGATCAAAGTTATCAAAGCTGTTCGTGAAATCACTGGCCTAGGCTTGAAAGAAGCTAAAGCTCTTGTAGACGAAGCTCCTAAAGCTGTTAAAGAAGCAGCAACTAAAGAAGAAGCAGAAGAAATGAAAGCTAAACTTGAAGAAGTTGGCGCATCTGTAGAAGTTAAGTAA
- the secE gene encoding preprotein translocase subunit SecE → MGKITDFLKKVVSEMRKVSWPKRKELTKYTVVVISTVIFMAVYFFVVDLGISGVMKWYTGL, encoded by the coding sequence ATGGGCAAGATTACCGATTTTTTGAAAAAAGTCGTTTCGGAAATGCGGAAAGTCAGCTGGCCGAAACGTAAAGAACTAACAAAGTATACTGTAGTCGTTATTTCGACGGTTATATTCATGGCTGTCTATTTCTTCGTAGTGGATTTAGGAATCTCTGGAGTAATGAAATGGTATACAGGTCTGTAA
- the rlmB gene encoding 23S rRNA (guanosine(2251)-2'-O)-methyltransferase RlmB: MTELEVELIGGRNPVVEALRSGRQLNKIWVAEGVNKKSIGEIMKLAKEAGVVVQTAPKQKLDGMTDLSHQGILASVAAYDYAELEDLFAIAKERQEDPFFIILDELEDPHNLGSILRTADASGVHGIIIPKRRAVGLTGVVAKASTGAIEHIPVVRVNNLSQTVDELKRQGIWIAGTDASNATDYRHMDATLPLAVIIGSEGKGMSRILRERCDFLYGLPMVGKVTSLNASVAAALLMYEVLRKRQSAQATS; this comes from the coding sequence ATGACAGAGTTAGAAGTTGAATTGATTGGTGGAAGAAACCCTGTCGTAGAAGCGCTACGTTCAGGAAGACAACTGAATAAAATCTGGGTAGCAGAAGGCGTTAATAAGAAAAGTATCGGCGAAATTATGAAGCTTGCTAAAGAAGCGGGAGTAGTTGTGCAGACAGCACCGAAGCAGAAATTGGATGGTATGACGGATCTGAGTCACCAAGGAATTCTCGCTTCAGTTGCCGCTTACGATTATGCGGAGCTGGAAGACTTATTTGCAATTGCTAAAGAAAGGCAAGAAGATCCGTTCTTCATCATTCTTGATGAGCTAGAAGATCCACATAATCTAGGATCTATCTTACGAACTGCTGATGCTTCAGGCGTGCATGGCATCATCATTCCGAAGAGACGTGCTGTTGGTTTGACAGGTGTAGTGGCGAAAGCGTCAACAGGTGCGATTGAACATATACCCGTTGTGCGTGTGAATAATTTGTCCCAAACTGTGGATGAGCTAAAGAGACAAGGGATTTGGATTGCGGGAACGGATGCTTCCAATGCCACTGATTATCGCCATATGGATGCCACATTACCTTTGGCTGTCATTATAGGTAGTGAAGGTAAAGGGATGTCACGCATTTTGCGAGAAAGATGCGATTTCCTTTATGGATTGCCAATGGTCGGAAAAGTTACGTCATTAAATGCTTCGGTAGCGGCGGCATTATTGATGTATGAAGTTCTACGAAAGCGTCAATCCGCTCAGGCTACATCATGA
- the rpmG gene encoding 50S ribosomal protein L33 yields the protein MSKKITLSCEICGSRNYSLPAGNNGREGRMSIKKFCSHCNAHTLHKQTI from the coding sequence ATGTCGAAAAAAATAACTTTAAGCTGTGAGATATGTGGTTCGCGAAACTATTCTTTACCCGCTGGCAACAACGGCCGTGAGGGAAGAATGAGTATAAAGAAGTTTTGCAGTCATTGCAATGCGCATACATTGCATAAGCAAACCATTTGA
- a CDS encoding class I SAM-dependent methyltransferase, with protein sequence MGEHYYSKSPQVSSAPKQWKAEIRNKVFSFTTDAGVFSKGSIDEGSKLLAETFKVPSVGGDLLEIGCGYGPIALSIASDFPERLVHMVDVNERALALCKINAQQNKITNIQIYESSGIDQVQSDGFAAIITNPPIRAGKQTVFSFYDGAYEKLTSGGELWVVIQKKQGAPSTIDYLKKLFGNVDTVAKKKGYFILVAKKV encoded by the coding sequence ATGGGAGAGCATTACTATTCAAAAAGTCCCCAAGTGTCAAGTGCCCCCAAGCAGTGGAAGGCTGAGATTCGCAACAAAGTCTTTTCGTTCACAACAGATGCTGGTGTATTCAGTAAAGGTAGCATAGATGAAGGGTCAAAATTGCTCGCTGAAACGTTTAAAGTACCATCAGTCGGGGGAGACTTATTGGAAATAGGTTGCGGCTATGGTCCGATTGCCTTGTCTATTGCGTCAGATTTCCCTGAACGGCTTGTCCATATGGTTGATGTTAACGAGCGAGCATTGGCTCTTTGTAAAATAAATGCCCAGCAAAACAAGATCACCAATATACAAATTTATGAAAGTAGTGGAATCGATCAAGTTCAATCTGATGGTTTTGCTGCAATTATAACGAATCCACCTATTAGAGCAGGTAAGCAAACAGTCTTTTCATTCTACGACGGTGCTTATGAAAAATTGACTTCGGGTGGGGAGTTATGGGTTGTCATTCAAAAGAAACAAGGAGCTCCATCCACAATAGATTACTTGAAGAAGTTGTTTGGTAATGTGGATACGGTTGCCAAGAAAAAAGGCTACTTTATTTTGGTGGCGAAAAAAGTTTGA
- a CDS encoding Mini-ribonuclease 3, with the protein MEKLREIDVKQLNALALAYMGDAVYETAVREHLLRRGRVKPQILHKEATRFVSAKAQARIILTMRDQQILTEEELAVMRRGRNAKAGSVPKNTDVTTYNYSSAFEAVLGYVHLLDRQERLAELIETAIRLVEQPEEEKA; encoded by the coding sequence GTGGAGAAATTACGTGAAATAGACGTTAAACAACTCAATGCACTAGCCCTTGCTTATATGGGAGATGCCGTATATGAAACAGCAGTTAGAGAACATTTACTACGCCGTGGACGTGTAAAACCGCAAATTTTGCATAAGGAAGCTACGCGCTTTGTCTCTGCGAAAGCACAGGCGCGAATTATCCTAACGATGAGAGATCAACAAATTCTCACGGAAGAAGAATTGGCGGTAATGCGCCGTGGTCGCAATGCGAAGGCGGGATCTGTCCCCAAAAACACTGATGTGACAACATATAATTATAGCTCTGCATTCGAAGCAGTTCTCGGGTATGTACATTTATTGGATCGGCAAGAGCGACTGGCTGAACTGATCGAGACAGCTATTCGACTGGTGGAGCAGCCTGAGGAGGAGAAAGCATGA
- the rplJ gene encoding 50S ribosomal protein L10, producing MSKILEAKQAVVSEVAEKLQTAASVVVVDYRGLTVSQVTELRKQLREAGIEFKVYKNSMVRRATVVAGLEGLNENLTGPNAIAFSTEDVVAPAKILNDFAKKNDKLEIKAGVIEGNVASAEDVKALATLPSRDGLLSMLLSVLQAPVRNFALATKAVAEQKEEQGA from the coding sequence ATGAGCAAAATTTTAGAAGCTAAACAAGCGGTCGTATCAGAAGTCGCTGAGAAGTTGCAAACAGCAGCATCTGTAGTAGTTGTCGATTACCGTGGTCTTACGGTTTCACAAGTTACAGAATTGCGTAAACAACTTCGTGAAGCGGGCATCGAGTTCAAAGTTTATAAAAACTCAATGGTGCGTCGTGCGACAGTAGTTGCAGGACTAGAAGGTTTGAATGAAAACTTGACAGGTCCAAACGCTATCGCCTTCTCAACAGAAGACGTAGTAGCGCCAGCTAAAATCTTAAATGATTTCGCTAAAAAGAACGACAAGCTTGAAATTAAAGCGGGTGTGATTGAAGGAAACGTTGCATCAGCTGAAGATGTGAAAGCATTGGCTACTCTACCGTCTCGCGATGGTCTACTATCTATGCTACTCAGCGTTCTTCAAGCGCCAGTACGAAACTTTGCACTTGCTACAAAAGCAGTTGCAGAACAAAAAGAAGAGCAAGGTGCTTAA